The proteins below come from a single Nitrospirae bacterium YQR-1 genomic window:
- the wecB gene encoding UDP-N-acetylglucosamine 2-epimerase (non-hydrolyzing) — translation MTIVLVAGARPNFMKIAPLIHELNKLEFCDYILVHTGQHYDFQMSRVFFEEFKIPEPDYFLNVGPGSHAVQTAKIMIEFERVCLSELPEIIVVVGDVNSTLACALVAKKLNLRAAHIEAGLRSGDMAMPEEINRIVTDSISDYLFVSEKSGVTNLKREGKGDAQIFFVGNIMIDTLFHQLDNLKRAGVNVSSTTEKEKYGVVTLHRPSNVDNKEVCTDIVNCLIEISEDMELIFPVHPRTKKNLDDFGLTEIILKNSDIHLKPPLSYSEFLGFWKDAAVVFTDSGGLQEETTALGIPCFTLRDNTERPITTEIGTNIIVGNKKDSIMAAYADFKAGRLKTGSVPELWDGKTAQRIAKILIDKL, via the coding sequence ATGACAATAGTGCTGGTGGCAGGGGCAAGGCCTAATTTTATGAAAATCGCCCCACTTATCCATGAGTTGAATAAACTTGAGTTCTGCGATTATATACTGGTACACACCGGGCAGCACTATGATTTTCAAATGTCAAGGGTGTTCTTTGAGGAGTTTAAAATACCGGAGCCGGATTACTTTTTAAATGTGGGACCGGGAAGCCATGCAGTACAGACGGCTAAAATCATGATAGAGTTTGAACGTGTTTGCCTTAGCGAACTTCCGGAAATAATTGTGGTGGTCGGAGATGTTAACTCTACACTTGCCTGTGCTCTGGTAGCAAAAAAACTCAACTTAAGAGCTGCTCACATAGAGGCTGGACTAAGAAGCGGTGATATGGCTATGCCTGAGGAAATAAACAGGATTGTCACTGATTCCATTTCCGATTATCTGTTTGTATCGGAAAAAAGCGGTGTTACCAATTTAAAGAGAGAAGGGAAGGGGGATGCCCAGATTTTTTTTGTTGGAAATATCATGATTGACACTCTGTTTCACCAACTTGATAATCTTAAAAGAGCCGGAGTAAACGTTTCATCAACTACTGAAAAAGAGAAGTACGGGGTCGTTACCCTGCACCGGCCCTCCAATGTTGATAACAAAGAGGTTTGCACTGACATTGTCAATTGTCTTATTGAAATCTCAGAGGATATGGAACTGATTTTTCCGGTTCATCCGCGAACAAAAAAGAATTTAGATGATTTTGGTCTCACAGAAATAATACTAAAAAACTCTGATATACATTTAAAGCCTCCTTTGTCTTACAGTGAGTTTCTCGGCTTCTGGAAAGATGCCGCCGTTGTGTTTACCGACAGCGGCGGACTTCAGGAGGAAACTACCGCTTTAGGCATACCGTGTTTTACACTCAGGGATAATACCGAACGCCCAATAACCACTGAAATAGGCACTAACATAATCGTTGGCAATAAAAAGGACTCAATTATGGCGGCTTACGCCGATTTTAAAGCCGGAAGGTTAAAAACAGGTTCAGTGCCTGAGCTCTGGGACGGTAAAACAGCTCAAAGGATTGCAAAAATATTGATAGATAAGTTATGA
- a CDS encoding heparinase II/III family protein — protein sequence MFLRERILNEIPKILTVAFTLRYLKPVQIYGRALYILKRQFYRINGLTVVCNKAAKLKPALEKLQETTITFSFLNIKETYPVTSINWMDRTKEKLWRYNLHYFDFLLINNNSNGKENEKLYVLLDWIENNADDAAEAWEPFVISRRVVNWIKWLTDLKYNFNNDDEIRRLIYESIYMQCKRLYHDIEYHIQANHLFENLKALFITAVFLIEKGYKVSYFLNKMIFSAGELIIEINEQIFDDGAHYESTPMYHQQILSGMIEIHMVAERALEMENLDFRQMATVEQLHCLCSARIEKMRRWLSFMLHPDGKLSLFNDTSLIKPKELDEEHELLKYTDGFEYFENSGYFIRHWAGGFYFIIDSGNPSPGYQPGHSHCDCMSYEVSLAGQRVIVDSGVGSYQNPQIRAYCRATAAHNVPMIEGVEQSEIWGFFRMGRRSGILERSYNVRADTFSCSMADFSGNIFERKVVFEKYSLTVTDTLKKRISAGGFKTLIHIHPDVSVRLEDNNKFLLSTSKIVFNILSDNTLSVQQSKYYPEFGMELNNNVIIAEQNNGNTISYQINF from the coding sequence GTGTTTTTGCGTGAAAGAATTTTAAATGAAATTCCAAAGATACTAACTGTGGCCTTTACACTGCGCTATCTCAAACCCGTTCAAATTTATGGACGGGCCCTGTATATTCTTAAAAGGCAATTCTATCGCATCAACGGCCTTACGGTAGTGTGCAACAAAGCTGCAAAACTTAAACCTGCACTTGAAAAACTTCAGGAAACCACTATTACTTTCAGCTTTTTAAATATTAAGGAAACGTACCCGGTTACTTCCATAAACTGGATGGACAGGACAAAGGAAAAACTCTGGCGATACAACCTGCACTACTTTGATTTTCTTTTGATAAATAACAATTCCAATGGAAAAGAAAATGAAAAACTATATGTGCTCCTTGACTGGATTGAAAATAACGCTGATGACGCTGCCGAGGCATGGGAGCCGTTTGTTATTTCAAGGAGGGTTGTTAACTGGATAAAGTGGCTTACAGATTTAAAGTATAACTTTAATAATGATGATGAAATCAGGCGGTTAATATACGAATCCATCTATATGCAGTGTAAGCGGCTGTATCATGACATAGAGTATCACATTCAGGCAAACCATCTTTTTGAAAATCTGAAAGCTCTCTTTATAACGGCGGTATTTTTAATAGAAAAAGGCTATAAAGTAAGCTATTTTTTAAATAAGATGATTTTTAGTGCCGGTGAATTGATAATTGAGATTAACGAGCAGATATTTGACGACGGTGCCCACTATGAATCAACCCCCATGTACCATCAACAAATTCTATCAGGCATGATAGAAATCCACATGGTGGCGGAGAGGGCTCTGGAGATGGAAAATTTAGATTTCAGACAAATGGCAACAGTTGAACAATTGCACTGCCTGTGCAGTGCAAGGATTGAAAAAATGAGACGCTGGCTCTCTTTTATGCTACATCCCGATGGTAAATTATCCCTCTTCAACGACACATCACTCATAAAACCTAAAGAGCTGGATGAGGAACACGAACTGCTTAAATATACGGATGGTTTTGAATATTTTGAAAATTCAGGTTATTTTATCAGACATTGGGCAGGCGGATTTTATTTTATCATAGACTCAGGCAACCCCTCTCCCGGGTATCAACCCGGACATTCACACTGTGATTGCATGTCCTATGAGGTTTCACTTGCCGGCCAAAGGGTGATTGTTGACTCAGGGGTCGGCTCATACCAAAACCCTCAAATCAGAGCCTACTGCAGGGCTACCGCAGCCCACAATGTGCCCATGATTGAGGGTGTTGAGCAGTCTGAAATATGGGGGTTTTTTAGAATGGGCAGGCGCTCCGGAATTTTAGAAAGAAGTTATAATGTCAGGGCTGACACATTTTCTTGCTCGATGGCCGATTTTAGCGGAAATATTTTTGAAAGAAAGGTGGTTTTTGAAAAATATTCCTTAACGGTTACCGATACTCTTAAAAAACGAATCTCTGCCGGTGGGTTTAAAACCCTGATACATATACACCCTGATGTGTCAGTCAGATTGGAGGACAATAATAAGTTTCTTCTTTCAACTTCAAAGATTGTCTTTAATATTTTGTCTGACAATACTCTCAGCGTGCAACAGTCAAAGTATTATCCTGAATTCGGAATGGAATTGAACAACAACGTTATTATTGCGGAGCAAAATAACGGTAACACAATAAGTTATCAAATTAACTTTTAA